The proteins below come from a single Isoptericola dokdonensis DS-3 genomic window:
- a CDS encoding VOC family protein, translated as MTTHLTTLHAVAIPVRDQDAALRFYTSTLGLEVRLDALLAEGFRWLEVAPPGAAVHLALVHADADFPAGRDTGIRLVSTDAAADHAALAAAGVDVGDLLLWETAPPMFHLRDLDGNILYVLEPPA; from the coding sequence ATGACCACGCACCTCACCACCCTGCACGCCGTCGCGATCCCGGTGCGTGACCAGGACGCCGCCCTGCGGTTCTACACCAGCACGCTGGGGCTGGAGGTCCGGCTCGACGCGCTCCTTGCCGAGGGCTTCCGCTGGCTCGAGGTCGCACCACCGGGTGCGGCCGTGCACCTCGCACTCGTCCACGCCGACGCCGACTTCCCCGCCGGCCGGGACACGGGGATCCGGCTCGTCTCGACGGACGCCGCCGCGGACCACGCCGCCCTCGCCGCCGCGGGTGTCGACGTCGGGGATCTGCTCCTGTGGGAGACGGCGCCGCCGATGTTCCACCTGCGCGACCTGGACGGCAACATCCTGTACGTCCTGGAGCCGCCGGCCTGA